The region ATGACCTTTCCCAGGCAGTGCTTCGAAAACGAGCACGAGTTCGTGGATTACACGTCCAGAGTTATCTTTGGCCTCGGTGAGTTCAATGACATGGTGCATGCCAGGAAAATTCCCATTGTTAAGATGGGCGCACATGAGCTGGACAACAGCCAGTTTGGCAAGGTGTTTGGCACTTGTCGAATACCCAGAAGAACTACCGATGACATTGTCTATAATCCCTGCTCTGATTATGTGGTGGTGATCTACAAGAACCACTTTTACCAACTGAAAATATACGATAAGGAGGGAAAACTTATTATAGCTCCTTGTTTGGCTGTTCAGTTGGAGGACATCATGTCGAAGGAAACCGAACTGGGAGTTCCCTATGGTATTTTGACCACCGACTCGAGGGACAACTGGGCCGAGGCCTATGAACACCTCTCGAATACACCTCGAAACAGGGAAGCCCTGAAGACCATTCAAAATGCCCTATTTACCGTCTCCCTCGATAGGTGCACCTCCTCTAAGGAGGGCAGGGAAGACGAAGAGTTGATCCAATCCCTGATCCATGGCAAAGGAAGTAAAGCCAACAGTGCTAATCGCTGGATGGATAAAACCATTCAATTGGTGGTCAACCCGAATGGAAACGTGGGTTTCACCTACGAACACTCGCCAGCTGAGGGCCAGCCCATCGCCATGATGATGGACTATGTGGTGAAGAAGCTGAAGGATGATCCTAGCTATGGGGAAAGCGGATCGGAGGACTTTACTCCAGCAGAGAAAATAAAGTTCTGTCCGGTTAGCAAATGCGTTGAGCAATGGCTGATGATAGCGCAAAGGAACATTGATAAGCTGGCCTGCGCCCTACAAGTCAAGGTTCTTAGGTTCGAGGGATATGGCAaggatttcattaaaaaacagcGCCTTGGTCCGGATAGTTTTGTTCAGATCGCCCTGCAGTTGGCCTTCTTTATGATGCACTCTGAGCCAGCTGCGCAATACGAGTCCGCTCACTTGCGTATCTTTGATGGTGGACGAACCGAAACTATACGCTCCTGCTCCAATCAATCCTTGGCCTTCTGCTACGCCATGGATGATCCGTTTTTGCCAGCTCGGGAACGGGCTGACAAGCTCCGTGAGGCGGTGATGTGCCATCAGATGTATGCCAAGCTGGCTCTTCAGGGCAAAGGCGTCGATCGGCACCTGTTTGGTCTAAAACTAATGGCCGTGGAGAATTGCCTGCCCATCCCAGAGTTCTTCACATCGCCGGGGTATGTAAAGTCCAACCACTTCCGCATGTCTACCTCCCAGGTGGCCACGAAATATGATGCCTTCATGGGTTATGGTCCCGCCACGGACGATGGATACTCTTGCTGTTATAATCCTCGAGAGCATGACATTATCTTGGCCATAACTGCGTGGCGCCATTGTCAGGTAACAGATCCATTCAAGTTGGCCAAGTTCCTCAAGCAGTCCTTTACCCAAATGAGGGAGGTTCTAGAAAGCTGTCCAGAATCGGGAGAAAAGCCGCCGCAGCCTAATTGCAAActttaaaagtgttttttgaTAGTCCacattgattttaaaattactaaagTATTTGATAATACATTTAATAAGAGATGTTATGTATTATATACAGCTTTGGGTGCCAGTGGGGGGAAATTAGGTATTTCCTTAGAAACACCTACTTGATCCATAAAAGAactcaaaaatttttttaaacaattgtATTTCAATATGATTTTTAGTAACAATTGGCCATTACTTAAAGCTAAGAGGTGTTGATGACAGCTAACTAGATCTGGATGTGACGAGCAATGAAGAATACTTAGAACTGGTTCGGCGGCAGATAATGATTGCCGATGGGCGCTCCGCCAGAGTTTCCAGCTCCATTGTCCGCAAAGTGTCCCtccgactgctgctgctgctgctgctgctcctcctcgtcctcctctgGCGGATCCAGGGATCCAACTACCGAGGTAATGGGGGCCACGCCCTCGTCTGTGATGGTGGAACTGCCTCCCAGGGTGTCGTACTGCGACTGAATCTGCCGCTGGGCATTCAGGGCCTCCTCGGGAGTGCGGTACTTGATGAAGAACACCTCCGGCTTGTTGATGTGCTGCGGCGTCTCGGCAATGGCATCCTGCAGATCGGAGGCAGTGGTCTTCTTGGCCAGCACATAGACCACGGTCTTCTCCTGCTTGAGGGTCTTGGCCAGGTTGAGAGCAGCCGCACGGTTCGTCTGCGCCGGGGTCTTCACAAACAGCACATTGTAGTGGTTGCGTGGCTGCTGGGCCAACTGGTTGAGTTCGTCCTGGACCTCATCCTCGGACTCCTCCGGCG is a window of Drosophila biarmipes strain raj3 chromosome 3R, RU_DBia_V1.1, whole genome shotgun sequence DNA encoding:
- the LOC108024875 gene encoding carnitine O-acetyltransferase encodes the protein MKFRNNGKVLWTLARGSVRQQMRNALVKKMLIASFSTTKEDSNSDQPNLLKYHVLPLEETLKRFMTTVEPLLTPEEMAKQKDITAKFLRREGSDLQKLLQAVGSKEKNWLAHRWLKVAYLQFRSPVTAFVSPGMTFPRQCFENEHEFVDYTSRVIFGLGEFNDMVHARKIPIVKMGAHELDNSQFGKVFGTCRIPRRTTDDIVYNPCSDYVVVIYKNHFYQLKIYDKEGKLIIAPCLAVQLEDIMSKETELGVPYGILTTDSRDNWAEAYEHLSNTPRNREALKTIQNALFTVSLDRCTSSKEGREDEELIQSLIHGKGSKANSANRWMDKTIQLVVNPNGNVGFTYEHSPAEGQPIAMMMDYVVKKLKDDPSYGESGSEDFTPAEKIKFCPVSKCVEQWLMIAQRNIDKLACALQVKVLRFEGYGKDFIKKQRLGPDSFVQIALQLAFFMMHSEPAAQYESAHLRIFDGGRTETIRSCSNQSLAFCYAMDDPFLPARERADKLREAVMCHQMYAKLALQGKGVDRHLFGLKLMAVENCLPIPEFFTSPGYVKSNHFRMSTSQVATKYDAFMGYGPATDDGYSCCYNPREHDIILAITAWRHCQVTDPFKLAKFLKQSFTQMREVLESCPESGEKPPQPNCKL
- the LOC108024431 gene encoding uncharacterized protein LOC108024431 — encoded protein: MKIFVTVLMGALSLSLSQADISLTQAGYNYRIQQQQPPVVAHLLNQQLQQQQQLQSHQSAHPVLPPLPLPYLPPGGQFQSQPAPRPTSGSFPMPTGFPVNFQTAPVQQQRRARPRVRIPKRPIVTKNFFIHSAPEESEDEVQDELNQLAQQPRNHYNVLFVKTPAQTNRAAALNLAKTLKQEKTVVYVLAKKTTASDLQDAIAETPQHINKPEVFFIKYRTPEEALNAQRQIQSQYDTLGGSSTITDEGVAPITSVVGSLDPPEEDEEEQQQQQQQSEGHFADNGAGNSGGAPIGNHYLPPNQF